The following is a genomic window from Marinobacter sp. NP-4(2019).
CAGGTGCAGGTTGGCGGGGTATTCCTTGACGGCCCGCTTGGCAACAAGTTTCGGAAGAATAAAGGCTTCCAGCCGGTTCAGTACCCGTGTCATACGGATGGCGTAGCTGATATCGCCATCCACCAGCATCCTGTCATTGGCAAAGGCCACGGAGGTCTTTTCCTGGAACGACAACACCATGAAGGCGTGGGCAATGTGCTTGAACTGTATCGACAGGTCCACCGGCCGGGGGGCGGTGCTGCCGTGGTAGTGGAAGCGGCCACTACCGGTATGCTCGACGATAAGGCTGGAGCCGTTCGGCATCACCATCATCTCGAACAGGAAACCCTCCGGAAGGGCTGCGGCTTCCTGTTGGACTGTCTCATCCACTTCACTAACGGCCTGAAGGGCGCGGCCCATAACCTGGAACATCAGCTCCACGTACAGTCGTCTCGCCTGAAAAGCCATCGGTTGGATACGTTTCGCTAACATGGCAATCGTCCGAATGTTGTTGGTGTAATCTGATTTTTAGAGTTATTGCTCTAAAAGTCAATGCGGTCAGTGACAGAAGAGGGCTGTCAACACGGCAAAAACCAGGGAAGGCACTGTGGTCCGGGGCGGGGATCCGCATACACAAAGGCCCGGAGGGGACCGGGCCTTTGTGAGGAACTGTTAAGCGGTTACCGGGTCAGGTTGGCGAGCTTCCTTTTGGCCTCTTCGGCTACGTCGCCTCCGGCTTCCGCCGCCGTACTGTAATACCTGATGGCATCATCACGGCGGTTCTGTTTTACCGCCACATCACCCAGGCGTAAATAAGCGATGGAGGTCGGAACCACCTCGTTGGCTTTGGTGAGGTTGTCCCGGGCCTTGTCGAGCTTGTTGAGGGCCAGCGCATTCAGGCCATTGCGCAGGCGGTAACTGAACATTTCAGGGTAGAGTGACACCGCTTTTTCGAAGTCCGCCTCGGCCCTGGCGGTGTTCTCCTGCGCTTCGTAAATGCGCCCTCTGAGTGCATAAAACAGGGCTTCGTCCGGTTCTATACGGATAGCTTCGTTGATCTTGGCAAGCGCGGCCTCCATGTCACCCTCACGAGCGAGCTTCAAGGCCTCGTCATGGGCATCGTAAGCAGGCTCAAGTTGCCTGGCTTTGGCCAGTTTTCTGTCGTAAACATCCTTGCCGCGGTATCCACCGGCGCCATACTTCTGAACCAGCTTGCGGTTCTCTTCAACCCGCTTCCGTGAAGGGGGGTGACTCGCGAAGAGGCCATCAATAAAGCTCGACTGGCGCCCTTCCGACAGTTTTACAAACAATTCCTGGAGCTCCACTGCGGCCTGGG
Proteins encoded in this region:
- a CDS encoding M48 family metalloprotease, whose product is MAGCSVNPVTGEKQLSLIPESQELSIGAEQYTPTQQTQGGQFYLDPDLTVYVREVGQKLARVSDRPDLPYEFVVLNSSVPNAWALPGGKIAINRGLLTELEDEAQLASVLGHEIVHAAARHSVQRMQQGMLISAGVAGLGFALSDNEWAGVLMGGAALGAQIIQAQYSQGDELESDRYGIEYMVEAGYDPQAAVELQELFVKLSEGRQSSFIDGLFASHPPSRKRVEENRKLVQKYGAGGYRGKDVYDRKLAKARQLEPAYDAHDEALKLAREGDMEAALAKINEAIRIEPDEALFYALRGRIYEAQENTARAEADFEKAVSLYPEMFSYRLRNGLNALALNKLDKARDNLTKANEVVPTSIAYLRLGDVAVKQNRRDDAIRYYSTAAEAGGDVAEEAKRKLANLTR